The sequence ATGCTGTAGATTATTCAGGTGTTTATGTAAACCTAAATACCAATGGCGATATAGCTAAAGTGGTTCAGGCACTGGCCATGCAACCATCTGAAATTGTGGGTGCGTTATTAGCTGAAGGCTCAACACCGCAGGAAGGTAAAATTGCCTTTGCAGCCGTTGAATCAGATGGTTCGTTAAATTATAATACAACTGCAAACGGACACGGATTCTGGTTCGATAGCAATGGTGATGTAATTGGCTGGGGGAACGACAACGACAGTAAAGTATTTAGTGAATTTGCCGTTGGAACTTTCGAGTTTCATATTGGTCAGTTCCCAGGAAAATCAAGCAATGGTGACACTTACACCATTAAAGAAGCCTTGGTTTACCAAAAAGACGGGACACAATACCAGGTGACATTTGTATTTAACGTAACAATTAATTAGCACATTGTTGAGTCAGTACTTACATATTAACCGGAGTTTTAAATCGTTATTTTCGCTGGTATTTATCATTGTTATCGGCTTTGTATTTACACGCTGTAACGAAGTCGATTTAAATGATGACCCAGAGGAAGAAACAGAAGTAAATATATATAAAGTAGCAACGGTTAATATTATAACTGCTAACAACGCTGAAATAGAATCAAAAGAAATTTATACCGATTGTTCGGTAGAGGTTAGATCAGAAAATCCGAAATGGAATTATTCGGGTACCGCTAAAATCAGGGGGCGTGGTAACTCTACCTGGCTATGGTACCCGAAAAAACCATTTCGTATTAAGTTAAATGAAAAAGCATCAGTTCTTGGATTAGGAGAAAATAGGGACTGGGTTTTGCTGGCTGACTATCGCGATCCAACGCATTTGATGAACACTTTTGTATTTACCGTTGGGCAAACGCTTGAAATGCCCTTCGTTAACAATATTCGTTATGTGGAGGTAAATTTAAATGGTGAATATATAGGTGTATATACTTTAACAGAACAGGTTGAAGAGGGCGAAAGCAGAGTTGCTATCGACGAAGACAATGGCCTGTTATTATCACTCGATGTTGACGACGGCCCCGAACTTGCACCGGAAGAAAACGACAATTTCTGGTCGGCGGTTTACCATATGCCTGTTTGTGTGAAAAATCCTGATATCATTTCAAATGCACAGTTGGAGCATATAAAATCAGAACTGGCTTTATTGGAAAAAGCCATTAAAGATGCGAATTACAGCGAAGTAGAGAAATTACTCGATATTCCTTCTTTTATCGACTTTATGTTGATTCAGGAACTGGTATACAATGTGGAAGTGGCAGCTCCCAGAAGTATGTATCTTTTTAAAGATGTAAACTCAAAATGGACAATGGGACCTTTGTGGGATTTTGATGCCGGATTCGATTTTGACTGGGGAACCATGTACACCGGGCACAATTATTTTATGAATCATCGTGAACTGGTTTTGGGTACATCGCCACTTCATCATACCGGAGGATACGTTGTTCCCGGAT comes from uncultured Draconibacterium sp. and encodes:
- a CDS encoding CotH kinase family protein, which translates into the protein MSQYLHINRSFKSLFSLVFIIVIGFVFTRCNEVDLNDDPEEETEVNIYKVATVNIITANNAEIESKEIYTDCSVEVRSENPKWNYSGTAKIRGRGNSTWLWYPKKPFRIKLNEKASVLGLGENRDWVLLADYRDPTHLMNTFVFTVGQTLEMPFVNNIRYVEVNLNGEYIGVYTLTEQVEEGESRVAIDEDNGLLLSLDVDDGPELAPEENDNFWSAVYHMPVCVKNPDIISNAQLEHIKSELALLEKAIKDANYSEVEKLLDIPSFIDFMLIQELVYNVEVAAPRSMYLFKDVNSKWTMGPLWDFDAGFDFDWGTMYTGHNYFMNHRELVLGTSPLHHTGGYVVPGFFTDLFKSRQFVAEYKTRWLAIEDQIMADCWPATYAFAEEFSVAMARDAERWPIGKDNETEILRMQQWLSNRINYLNTVINNYPDGTN